The sequence below is a genomic window from Ignavibacteriales bacterium.
TCAAACTTGTTCATAAAAGTGGAACTATCTATCTCTTTGACTTAAAAACTGCAAAGCCAAACGCTGGTGGTTTTAAAGAGTTTAAAAGAACATTACTTGAATGGACTGCGGCAACGTTAGCATCAAACCCAAAAGCAAAAATTCAAACTCTTATTGCTATTCCATATAATCCATACGAACCCGAACCTTATAATCGTTGGACAATGAGAGGAATGATTGATCTCAAACACGAATTAAAGGTAGGCAAAGAATTCTGGGACTTTCTTGGTGGGGAAGGAGCTTACGAAGATTTACTCGACTGCTTCGAACAGGTTGGTATAGAGATGCGCGAAGAGATAGATAGTTATTTCGCAAGGTTTAAATAATACATACCCCACTACCTCCACATCAAAAAAAATAGCTGATCAAACTAAGTTCAATCAGCCATTCAACCAATCACTCAACCTGCGTTGTCTTTACGAATTAATTATCATCTTCAGCGAATCATAAGTTGCGCTTATTGTTCTATCAAGCAATGCCTGTGTATGCGCGGTGGAAACAAATGCCGCTTCAAACTGTGCGGGTGCTAAGTAAATTCCGCGCTTTAGCATTTCGTGAAAGTACTTTCCGTATAAAGCTGTATCGGATTTAACCGCGGTGTTAAAATCGTGCACATTTTCTTCAACAAAAAATAATGTGCTCATCGATCCTACCCTGTTGTACGCAAACTTTTTATTTAGTTTTCTTAACGCGTCAAACATTCCCGATTCAAGGTATGCTGATTTGTCTTCAAGTATATCATAAACTTCAGGATGAGATTTAATATAGTTAAGTGCCGCGAGTCCGGCAGACATAGCAAGCGGGTTACCGCTTAGTGTACCAGCCTGGTAAACGGGTCCGCTGGGAGCTACCATTTCCATAATTTCTTTCTTTCCGCCAAACGAACCAACTGGCAAACCGCCGCCGATAATTTTCCCGAATGTGCTAAGATCGGGTGTAATGCCGAGCACCTGCTGCGCGCCGCCTTTGGCAACACGGAAGCCTGTCATCACTTCATCGAATATCAGTACGATTTTTTCTTCGCTGCAAATATCTCTTAACTGTTTGATGAATGAATCCTCGGCTTTTACAACTCCCATATTACCTGCGATGGGTTCAATTATAACTGCGGCAATTTCATTTTTGTTTTTTTTTATTAATTCTTTCACGGAGTTTATATCGTTGTAGTCTGCCATAAGTGTATCCGCGGCATTTCCTTTTGTAACTCCGGGACTTGTCGGTACACCAAGAGTCAGCGCGCCCGAGCCGGCTTTGATCAGAAAGTAGTCAGCGTGACCGTGATAACATCCTTCGAACTTTATAAATTTTTCTTTGCCGGTGTATCCGCGTGCGGCGCGTATTGCGCTCATTGTTGCTTCGGTGCCGCTGTTTACCATTCTCACCATTTCAACGGATGGGACGAGTTCGGTTATTAGTTTTGCCATTTCAATTTCAATTGAAGTCGGCGCGCCAAAGCTGGTTCCGTTTTCGATTGCGTTAAGTAATGCTTCTTTGATGAAGCCGGGATTGTGACCGAACAGATGCGGTCCCCAGCTTCCTATGTAGTCGATGAATTCATTTCCGTCAAC
It includes:
- the hemL gene encoding glutamate-1-semialdehyde 2,1-aminomutase, whose product is MKTDKSKTLFEQAKKYIPGGVNSPVRAFKSVGGDPLFITKGSGALFYDVDGNEFIDYIGSWGPHLFGHNPGFIKEALLNAIENGTSFGAPTSIEIEMAKLITELVPSVEMVRMVNSGTEATMSAIRAARGYTGKEKFIKFEGCYHGHADYFLIKAGSGALTLGVPTSPGVTKGNAADTLMADYNDINSVKELIKKNKNEIAAVIIEPIAGNMGVVKAEDSFIKQLRDICSEEKIVLIFDEVMTGFRVAKGGAQQVLGITPDLSTFGKIIGGGLPVGSFGGKKEIMEMVAPSGPVYQAGTLSGNPLAMSAGLAALNYIKSHPEVYDILEDKSAYLESGMFDALRKLNKKFAYNRVGSMSTLFFVEENVHDFNTAVKSDTALYGKYFHEMLKRGIYLAPAQFEAAFVSTAHTQALLDRTISATYDSLKMIINS